In Sebaldella termitidis ATCC 33386, one DNA window encodes the following:
- a CDS encoding endonuclease V: MGIDSIKKKFMNIQQNLAGKIELKNNFGMKDIKLVAGVDLGYWDQDGKHFAVCCIVVVDFHSREVKEKVWSSGEITVPYIPGFLAFRELPLVMEAKAKLVSDPDIYMFDGNGYLHYTHMGIATHASFHLEKPTIGIAKSYLKIKNTEFIMPENTVGAYTDIVINNEVYGRVLRTRKDVKPVFVSCGNWIELDTAMEITMSFINGESRLPVPVRLADLETHVMREELSENGNV, translated from the coding sequence ATGGGGATAGATAGTATAAAAAAGAAGTTTATGAATATACAGCAAAATCTTGCTGGGAAAATAGAACTAAAGAATAATTTTGGAATGAAAGATATAAAGCTCGTGGCAGGAGTAGATCTCGGCTACTGGGATCAGGACGGGAAACATTTCGCTGTCTGCTGTATAGTCGTGGTAGATTTTCACAGCAGAGAGGTAAAAGAGAAGGTATGGAGCAGCGGAGAGATAACAGTTCCTTATATCCCGGGATTTCTCGCATTCAGAGAGCTGCCGCTGGTAATGGAAGCCAAAGCTAAGCTAGTTAGTGATCCTGATATTTATATGTTTGACGGAAACGGATATCTTCACTATACTCATATGGGAATAGCTACACATGCATCTTTTCATCTTGAAAAACCTACAATTGGGATAGCTAAAAGTTATTTGAAGATAAAGAATACGGAGTTTATCATGCCGGAAAATACAGTAGGGGCATATACAGATATTGTGATAAACAATGAAGTATATGGCAGAGTATTGAGAACCCGGAAGGATGTAAAGCCTGTATTTGTCTCATGCGGGAACTGGATAGAGCTGGATACTGCCATGGAGATAACCATGAGCTTTATTAACGGTGAAAGCCGGCTTCCTGTTCCTGTAAGACTGGCTGATCTTGAAACCCATGTGATGAGAGAGGAATTAAGTGAAAACGGGAATGTTTAA
- a CDS encoding alpha/beta hydrolase family protein — MKNKRYLALILVILGALILSCGSKKDKTEQGTETKTEKKGKTKYSFELSDEDLATAHSKFQTEIVDNSFQGDGKPMTPPKDKFLLINYEAKDGNMDAFLTPDPKDGKKHPAVIWLIGGYGGIGDDDYFWTDQPAENDQTGRAFRDAGIVMMVPSFRGENANPGIYDMFYGEIEDLESAREYLSKIPYVDPDRIYVVGHSTGGTRALLGNEYSKGFRAAFSLGGIPDLELRLKGSMRVAIPFNTKNPEELKIRSPRTYMKSLQSPTFYFEGEADYWYEFDEMKKIAQENNIPLYIYDIKGGDHFNIITPVTKVIAEKILNDTGEKTNITFTKEDIAKIENSLK; from the coding sequence ATGAAAAATAAAAGGTATTTAGCATTAATATTGGTTATTCTGGGAGCTCTTATTTTATCGTGCGGTTCAAAAAAAGATAAAACAGAGCAGGGGACAGAGACAAAAACAGAAAAAAAAGGGAAGACAAAATATAGCTTTGAGCTGAGTGATGAGGATCTGGCAACAGCACATTCGAAGTTCCAGACAGAAATAGTGGATAACAGCTTTCAGGGAGACGGAAAACCAATGACACCTCCTAAGGATAAATTTTTACTTATAAATTATGAAGCAAAGGACGGTAATATGGATGCATTTCTGACACCTGATCCAAAAGACGGGAAAAAGCATCCCGCAGTAATATGGCTTATAGGCGGATATGGCGGAATCGGGGATGATGATTATTTCTGGACAGATCAGCCGGCAGAAAATGATCAGACAGGAAGAGCATTCAGAGATGCGGGAATAGTAATGATGGTGCCGAGCTTTAGGGGAGAAAATGCCAATCCGGGAATTTATGATATGTTTTACGGGGAAATAGAAGATTTGGAATCAGCAAGAGAATATCTTTCAAAAATACCTTATGTTGATCCTGACAGAATCTATGTGGTAGGACACAGTACCGGCGGAACAAGAGCATTATTAGGTAATGAATATTCAAAAGGATTCAGGGCTGCGTTTTCTTTAGGGGGAATACCTGATTTGGAATTACGTCTGAAAGGGTCAATGCGTGTAGCAATCCCTTTTAATACAAAAAATCCCGAAGAGCTTAAAATAAGATCACCGAGAACTTATATGAAGTCACTTCAGTCTCCTACGTTTTATTTTGAAGGAGAAGCAGATTACTGGTATGAGTTTGACGAGATGAAAAAAATTGCTCAGGAGAATAACATTCCTTTGTATATTTATGATATAAAAGGCGGGGATCATTTTAACATAATTACTCCTGTGACAAAAGTAATAGCAGAAAAAATATTGAATGATACCGGAGAGAAAACTAATATTACATTTACAAAAGAGGACATAGCAAAGATAGAAAACAGTTTAAAGTAA
- a CDS encoding DUF1266 domain-containing protein encodes MKNKTKLLIGLFVVLTIVSCKGKEEKTDSADTAAQTETSSAPAKEEAKGKLTKEQENALVFGAVLTTRNDMSFDDLEAEEYKDASIQVLRSAWKVTDTATAKETLESLLAEGHRAEGDPMLTELRTPEAAEKNTEEFQAYEDVKKNLVDNYGYTAEQVDGIKTISAWDYDRLVNVARFSHSAGYITEQEMWDYINKAVTQAKNDYNSWEEYFAGVMLGRTLVYGQPFADSKAQADKLLKDADSVYKTHPFK; translated from the coding sequence ATGAAAAACAAAACAAAGTTATTAATTGGATTATTCGTTGTACTTACAATAGTTTCGTGTAAAGGGAAAGAGGAAAAAACAGATTCGGCTGATACTGCTGCCCAGACTGAGACATCTTCAGCTCCGGCTAAGGAAGAGGCAAAAGGAAAGCTTACAAAAGAGCAGGAAAATGCACTGGTATTCGGGGCAGTATTAACTACAAGAAACGATATGTCTTTTGATGACTTAGAGGCTGAGGAATATAAAGATGCAAGTATTCAGGTATTAAGAAGCGCATGGAAAGTAACTGATACAGCAACTGCAAAGGAAACTCTGGAGAGTCTTTTGGCAGAGGGACACAGAGCAGAAGGAGATCCTATGCTGACAGAATTAAGAACACCGGAAGCAGCTGAAAAAAATACAGAAGAATTTCAGGCTTATGAAGATGTAAAGAAAAATCTTGTAGACAACTACGGTTACACAGCAGAGCAAGTAGACGGAATCAAGACAATAAGTGCATGGGATTATGACAGACTTGTAAATGTGGCAAGATTTTCACACAGTGCAGGTTATATAACTGAGCAGGAAATGTGGGATTATATTAATAAAGCTGTCACTCAGGCTAAAAATGATTATAACAGCTGGGAGGAATATTTCGCAGGTGTTATGTTAGGAAGAACACTTGTTTACGGACAGCCGTTTGCTGATAGTAAGGCACAGGCTGACAAGCTGCTTAAAGATGCTGACAGTGTTTATAAAACACACCCATTTAAATAA
- a CDS encoding phosphoserine phosphatase encodes MKNGKRVLALIFMVFMSVFAYALPVKETKLKAQNWAPDTYAALNRMIEKNSINNQDYNIRSKPYAVFDFDNTTAMNDIQEALLIYQLENLRFKMTPQQLDAALKTEVPKGSFADEFKNSKGEKLNIDIVAEDCVTSYTWLYNNYKELGGKGNKSLAEIKKAPEYTDFITKVRYLYDAIGGTFSADISYPWVTYLFTGMTSEEVQKLAEDSTDYWLKRNDYKKVTWTSPKERPGKAGIVSVTYKTGLRIMPEMTNLYNTLMDNGIEVYVCSASFIDVIVVAATNPKYGLNVKRSNVFAMQLKTDDKGRYINQYDYNNYFQTQGAGKSKTIDKFIRPNHGGKGPILVAGDSDGDYNMLSDYKDMQVGLIINRVKGGPIGELSKKAEVSIGKSNAVYYLQGRNENTGLFIPTEKTILLGSKAEQLVK; translated from the coding sequence ATGAAAAATGGAAAAAGAGTATTAGCATTAATTTTCATGGTATTTATGTCAGTTTTTGCTTATGCACTGCCGGTAAAGGAAACAAAATTAAAAGCTCAGAACTGGGCACCGGATACTTATGCGGCTTTGAACAGAATGATTGAAAAAAACAGCATTAACAATCAGGATTATAATATCAGAAGCAAGCCTTATGCAGTATTCGATTTTGATAACACTACAGCTATGAACGACATTCAGGAAGCACTTTTGATTTATCAGCTGGAAAACCTGAGATTTAAGATGACACCGCAGCAGCTTGATGCAGCTTTGAAAACAGAGGTGCCAAAAGGCAGCTTTGCAGATGAATTCAAAAATTCAAAAGGTGAAAAGCTAAACATCGATATAGTTGCCGAGGACTGTGTAACAAGCTATACATGGTTATATAACAACTATAAAGAGCTTGGCGGAAAAGGGAATAAATCTCTGGCAGAAATAAAAAAAGCTCCGGAATATACAGATTTTATAACTAAGGTTCGTTATCTGTATGATGCAATAGGAGGAACATTTAGTGCTGATATAAGTTATCCGTGGGTGACATATCTGTTCACTGGAATGACTTCAGAAGAAGTGCAGAAGCTGGCAGAGGATTCTACAGATTACTGGCTGAAAAGAAACGACTATAAGAAAGTAACATGGACAAGTCCTAAGGAAAGACCGGGAAAAGCCGGGATAGTAAGCGTAACATATAAGACAGGTCTTCGTATAATGCCTGAAATGACAAATCTTTACAATACGCTGATGGATAACGGGATAGAAGTTTATGTATGTTCTGCTTCATTTATTGATGTAATTGTAGTAGCTGCGACTAATCCTAAATACGGATTAAATGTAAAAAGAAGCAATGTATTCGCAATGCAGCTAAAAACTGACGACAAAGGAAGATATATAAATCAGTATGATTATAATAATTACTTCCAGACTCAGGGAGCAGGAAAATCGAAAACTATTGATAAGTTTATCAGACCGAACCATGGCGGAAAAGGGCCGATACTTGTAGCAGGAGACAGCGACGGTGACTATAATATGCTGTCTGATTACAAGGATATGCAGGTTGGTTTAATAATTAACCGTGTTAAAGGCGGACCTATAGGTGAGCTTTCCAAAAAGGCAGAAGTAAGTATAGGGAAAAGCAATGCAGTATATTATCTACAAGGACGTAATGAGAATACTGGATTATTTATTCCGACAGAAAAAACAATACTTTTGGGAAGTAAAGCGGAACAATTAGTTAAATAA
- a CDS encoding GNAT family N-acetyltransferase, with protein sequence MEITIREYSEKDLEQMIEIWNEVIDSGIAFPQTEKLTQDEAAVFFAEQSFTGAAVNENTQEILGLYTLHPNNIGRCGHLSNASYAVKSAARGLHIGEKLVQHSIKKSKELGFKILQFNAVVKTNYSAIKLYEKLGFVRLGTIPGGFLMKNGKYEDIILFYHNLNLE encoded by the coding sequence ATGGAGATCACTATAAGAGAATATTCAGAAAAAGATTTGGAACAAATGATAGAAATCTGGAATGAAGTTATTGATTCAGGAATTGCATTTCCTCAGACTGAGAAATTAACACAGGATGAAGCAGCTGTATTTTTTGCCGAACAATCATTTACAGGAGCGGCTGTAAATGAAAATACACAGGAAATATTAGGGCTGTATACACTGCATCCGAATAATATCGGACGTTGCGGACATCTTTCAAATGCGAGCTATGCAGTAAAATCTGCAGCCAGAGGATTACATATCGGTGAAAAATTAGTGCAGCATTCTATAAAAAAATCAAAAGAGCTTGGTTTCAAAATTTTACAGTTTAATGCTGTTGTCAAAACGAATTACAGTGCGATTAAGCTGTATGAAAAGCTTGGATTTGTCCGGCTGGGGACAATACCGGGAGGTTTTTTAATGAAAAATGGAAAATATGAGGATATTATATTGTTTTACCATAATCTAAATTTAGAATAG
- a CDS encoding carbohydrate deacetylase codes for MKLIINADDFGRTRGINYGIVEAIKNGVLSSTTIMMNMPYAEHAINLAKKEGITSIGVHLTFIEKSLSLGKTLVDKDGIFKKYPELMKEADIEEIKTEMRVQIDKLIDMGIKPTHLDGHHHVHLYSLKMTEAVFAVAKEYDLPVRVGRTGRTTRTGEEIVIPSFLKTIDLFEDRYYADKVGAEDFKAFVEDAMIYDVVELMCHPAFLCTDTLKSSYNYPRLTELDVITSDEIKEFITSKGIEIADYSVL; via the coding sequence TTGAAACTGATAATTAATGCAGACGATTTTGGAAGAACAAGAGGAATAAACTATGGTATAGTAGAAGCTATAAAAAACGGTGTACTTTCATCTACTACAATTATGATGAATATGCCTTATGCGGAGCATGCAATAAATCTCGCCAAAAAAGAAGGAATTACTTCGATAGGGGTTCATCTTACTTTTATAGAAAAGTCATTGTCTTTGGGAAAAACACTCGTGGATAAAGACGGTATATTTAAGAAATATCCTGAATTAATGAAAGAAGCCGATATCGAAGAAATAAAAACAGAAATGAGAGTACAAATAGACAAGCTGATAGATATGGGGATAAAGCCTACACATCTTGACGGTCATCATCATGTTCATCTGTACAGTCTGAAAATGACAGAAGCGGTCTTTGCTGTTGCGAAAGAATATGATCTTCCTGTAAGAGTGGGGAGAACCGGAAGGACTACGAGAACAGGAGAGGAAATTGTTATTCCTTCATTTTTGAAAACTATAGACTTATTTGAAGACAGGTATTATGCTGATAAAGTAGGAGCAGAGGACTTTAAAGCTTTCGTTGAGGATGCAATGATATATGATGTGGTGGAATTAATGTGTCATCCTGCTTTCTTATGTACAGATACGCTGAAGAGTTCGTATAATTATCCCAGACTCACAGAGCTGGATGTTATTACAAGTGATGAAATAAAAGAATTTATCACAAGCAAAGGGATAGAGATAGCAGATTATTCTGTTTTGTAA
- a CDS encoding histidine phosphatase family protein gives MNDKKIVLYIVRHGQTLFNKFLRMQGYCDAPLTPEGIEVAEYAAEGMKDIKFSAAYSSTSERAADTALILLQERELDLTMLKDLKEMFFGDLEGEKSATVKKEHPGLIEKLHAGRKDFKFPNGESIDDLVERQKRAYDEIIEENRETGGNILVVSHGTSILNFLRTVKPDIEIKEQIPNCSANIVTWEDGKFTVEDFGITKYIEKGREIMKESSRA, from the coding sequence ATGAATGATAAAAAGATAGTACTTTACATAGTAAGACACGGACAGACACTATTCAACAAGTTTTTAAGAATGCAGGGTTACTGTGATGCACCGCTGACACCTGAGGGAATAGAGGTAGCAGAGTATGCTGCGGAAGGAATGAAAGATATAAAATTCTCGGCGGCATATTCAAGCACAAGTGAAAGAGCAGCAGATACGGCTTTGATTTTATTACAGGAAAGAGAGCTGGATCTGACAATGTTAAAAGACTTGAAAGAGATGTTTTTCGGAGATCTTGAAGGAGAAAAATCAGCAACAGTAAAAAAAGAGCATCCGGGATTAATAGAAAAACTTCATGCGGGGAGAAAAGACTTCAAGTTTCCAAATGGTGAAAGTATTGATGATCTGGTGGAAAGACAGAAAAGGGCATATGATGAAATAATAGAGGAAAACAGGGAAACCGGCGGAAATATTCTGGTTGTTTCTCATGGGACATCTATTTTGAACTTTTTAAGAACTGTAAAGCCGGATATTGAAATAAAGGAACAGATACCAAACTGCAGTGCAAATATAGTAACATGGGAAGACGGTAAATTTACCGTGGAAGATTTCGGAATAACGAAATACATAGAAAAAGGCAGAGAAATAATGAAAGAAAGCAGCAGAGCCTGA
- a CDS encoding glycoside hydrolase family 1 protein, which produces MIHKKLDNFPEGFLWGSASAAYQVEGAWDTDGKGKSIWDDFVRIPGKTFMGTNGDVAVDHYNRYKEDVALMAEMGLKAYRFSIAWARIFPEGTGKICQEGLDFYNNLIDELIKHDIEPIVTVYHWDLPQALQDLYGGWENRQIIEDFNNYCITLFENFGDRVKYWVSLNEQNIFIGLGYLRAMHPPGVTDYKRMYEANHIASLANAKAIKSFRKIVPDGKIGPSFALNPGYPATCNPEDVLAFEDEEELNAHWWMDVYVWGEYPIAGMKFLKEKGWAPTVLEGDTELLKEGKPDFMGVNYYRTGTFEKNPLDGVGIGGFNTTGKKGTTQEEGVPGAYKTKRNEYLETTNWDWEIDPTGLRIGMRRITSRYKLPILISENGLGEFDKLEEGNIINDDYRIDYIEKHLRACKEAITDGVDLIGYCTWSFTDLLSWLNGYQKRYGFVYVDRDEQDEKEMARYKKKSFYWYKDVIMNNGKDI; this is translated from the coding sequence ATGATACATAAAAAGCTGGATAATTTTCCGGAAGGATTTTTATGGGGATCAGCTTCGGCGGCATATCAGGTCGAAGGGGCATGGGATACTGACGGAAAAGGAAAGTCAATATGGGATGATTTTGTAAGAATTCCCGGAAAGACTTTTATGGGGACAAATGGTGATGTAGCTGTGGATCACTATAACAGATATAAGGAAGATGTGGCTCTCATGGCTGAAATGGGACTGAAAGCTTACAGATTTTCTATAGCCTGGGCAAGAATTTTTCCGGAAGGTACAGGAAAAATATGTCAGGAAGGTCTGGATTTTTATAATAATCTTATTGATGAACTGATAAAGCATGATATAGAGCCGATAGTTACTGTATATCACTGGGATCTGCCGCAGGCACTGCAGGATTTATACGGCGGCTGGGAAAACCGACAGATAATAGAGGACTTTAATAATTACTGTATTACTTTATTTGAAAATTTTGGAGACAGAGTAAAATACTGGGTAAGCCTGAATGAACAAAATATTTTTATAGGACTGGGATATCTCAGAGCTATGCATCCGCCGGGTGTAACGGATTATAAAAGAATGTACGAGGCTAATCATATAGCCAGTCTTGCCAATGCAAAAGCGATAAAGTCATTCAGAAAAATAGTTCCGGACGGAAAGATAGGACCGAGCTTTGCTTTGAATCCGGGATATCCTGCCACATGTAATCCCGAAGATGTACTGGCATTTGAAGATGAAGAGGAATTAAACGCACACTGGTGGATGGATGTTTATGTATGGGGTGAATATCCTATAGCCGGAATGAAATTTCTCAAAGAAAAAGGATGGGCACCTACAGTTCTTGAGGGAGATACAGAGCTTCTGAAAGAAGGGAAACCTGATTTTATGGGTGTTAACTATTATAGAACAGGAACATTTGAAAAAAATCCTCTTGACGGCGTGGGAATTGGTGGATTTAATACTACGGGAAAAAAAGGAACTACACAGGAGGAAGGAGTTCCCGGAGCATATAAAACAAAGAGAAATGAATATCTGGAAACTACCAACTGGGACTGGGAAATAGATCCTACAGGGCTTAGAATAGGAATGAGAAGAATAACAAGCAGATATAAGCTTCCGATCCTTATTTCGGAAAACGGTCTTGGTGAATTTGATAAGCTTGAAGAGGGAAATATAATTAATGATGATTACAGGATTGATTATATAGAAAAGCATCTCAGAGCCTGCAAAGAAGCAATTACTGACGGTGTAGACCTTATAGGCTACTGCACTTGGAGTTTTACCGACCTGCTAAGCTGGCTGAACGGATATCAGAAGCGTTATGGTTTTGTTTATGTGGACAGAGATGAACAGGATGAAAAAGAAATGGCAAGATATAAGAAAAAAAGTTTCTACTGGTATAAAGATGTAATAATGAATAATGGCAAAGATATATAG
- a CDS encoding 6-phospho-beta-glucosidase, translating into MSKIKIVTIGGGSSYTPELIEGFIKRSAELPIREIWLVDIEEGKEKLEIVGNLAKRMVEKAGLDWQIHLTLDREEALKGADFVTTQFRVGFLDARIKDERIPFENGLLGQETNGPGGMLKAFRTIPVILSIVEDMKRLCPDAWLVNFTNPAGMVTEAVLKYGKYEKVVGLCNVPVNHMMSESKLLGKDASELFFHFAGLNHFVWHKVYDNKGNDITGEVAAKVISEEEAGVANIEVMHFLQDQLDHLGMIPCYYHRYYYLQDDMLQKGLESYKNEGTRGEVVKRVEEELFELYKNPDLKDKPTQLEKRGGAYYSDAACELINSIHNDKKILMVVNTRNNGTIDDLPYDCAIETTAYITASGPRPLNFGKFPTAQRGYIQIMKAMEELTIEAAVTGDYKIALEAFITNPLVPGSTIGKKVLDELLIAHKKYLPQFKDFFDKQ; encoded by the coding sequence ATGTCAAAAATTAAAATTGTAACTATTGGCGGAGGTTCCAGCTACACACCGGAACTGATTGAGGGATTTATTAAGAGAAGTGCGGAGCTTCCAATAAGGGAAATTTGGCTTGTTGACATAGAAGAGGGGAAAGAGAAGCTTGAAATAGTGGGGAATCTGGCAAAACGTATGGTAGAAAAAGCTGGACTGGACTGGCAGATACATCTGACTCTGGACAGAGAAGAAGCTTTGAAAGGTGCTGATTTCGTAACAACACAATTCAGGGTTGGTTTCCTTGATGCTCGTATAAAAGATGAAAGAATACCTTTTGAAAATGGTCTGCTTGGTCAGGAAACAAACGGTCCCGGCGGAATGCTGAAAGCATTTCGTACAATTCCGGTAATTCTTTCTATAGTTGAAGACATGAAAAGACTTTGTCCTGATGCATGGCTCGTAAACTTTACAAATCCGGCAGGAATGGTAACAGAAGCAGTATTGAAGTATGGGAAATATGAAAAAGTGGTGGGACTGTGCAATGTTCCTGTAAACCATATGATGAGCGAATCAAAGCTTCTTGGCAAGGATGCCAGTGAATTGTTTTTCCACTTTGCAGGATTAAACCACTTTGTATGGCACAAGGTATATGATAATAAAGGTAATGATATAACAGGAGAAGTAGCTGCGAAAGTAATAAGCGAAGAAGAAGCAGGAGTGGCTAATATAGAAGTAATGCATTTTCTTCAGGATCAGCTTGATCACTTAGGAATGATACCGTGTTATTATCACAGATACTATTATCTTCAGGACGATATGCTTCAAAAAGGACTTGAAAGCTATAAAAATGAAGGAACTCGTGGTGAAGTGGTAAAAAGAGTGGAAGAAGAATTATTTGAACTATATAAAAATCCAGACTTAAAAGATAAGCCTACACAGCTTGAAAAAAGAGGAGGAGCATATTATTCAGATGCTGCATGTGAATTGATAAATTCAATACATAATGACAAAAAAATATTAATGGTAGTAAATACGCGTAATAACGGAACAATAGATGATCTTCCTTATGACTGTGCTATAGAAACTACTGCATATATAACTGCATCCGGTCCAAGACCTCTTAATTTCGGGAAATTTCCTACTGCACAAAGAGGATATATCCAGATAATGAAAGCAATGGAAGAACTTACAATAGAAGCGGCTGTAACTGGAGATTATAAAATAGCATTAGAAGCATTCATTACTAATCCTTTAGTACCTGGAAGCACTATCGGTAAAAAGGTATTAGATGAATTATTAATAGCTCACAAAAAATATCTTCCTCAGTTTAAAGATTTTTTTGACAAACAATAG
- the celB gene encoding PTS cellobiose transporter subunit IIC → MAGAMDGVIGFLEKHLMPVAGRIGNQKHVQAIRDGIIVTMPLTIIGSVFLIIGNFPIPAYTKWLAETGIAEKLGYPVTASFGLMGVIACIGIAYRLSEKYNVDALTGAVLSLCTFVLVTPYNIPFLQDGKEIGTVGGIAFSFLDSGGLFVGLIMSIFTVEIYRIIVQKDIIIKMPDGVPPAVAKSFAALIPGMIILTVVWIIRLGLMYTPFEDMHNIVRVILVGPLTKIGGTYWGALVVTLLIHLLWMTGIHGAALIMGIISPVTYKLMAENNAAYMAGARGTELPHVVTTQFFDIFQSMGGSGSTFSLAIILFLFSKSKQLKEIGKLAVGPAFFNINEPILFGLPIVMNPLMLIPFVLSPVVVITITYWSMKLGLVSRLAGIAIPWTTPPVLGGALATASISGGVIQVISMVLTFFIYYPFFKIMDAQKLKEEQAAVSA, encoded by the coding sequence ATGGCAGGAGCAATGGACGGGGTTATAGGATTTCTGGAAAAACATTTAATGCCTGTAGCAGGAAGAATAGGAAATCAAAAACATGTTCAGGCAATAAGAGATGGAATTATAGTTACAATGCCGCTTACAATAATAGGATCAGTATTTTTAATAATAGGAAACTTTCCGATACCGGCATACACAAAATGGCTGGCGGAAACAGGAATAGCTGAAAAGCTGGGGTATCCGGTAACAGCATCCTTCGGACTAATGGGAGTAATAGCCTGTATAGGTATAGCATACAGACTTTCTGAAAAATATAATGTAGATGCGCTTACAGGGGCAGTGTTGTCTTTATGTACTTTCGTTCTTGTAACACCTTACAACATCCCGTTTTTACAAGACGGTAAAGAAATAGGCACTGTAGGCGGAATCGCATTTAGCTTTTTAGACAGTGGAGGATTATTCGTAGGTTTGATAATGTCAATATTTACTGTGGAAATATACAGAATAATTGTACAAAAAGATATTATTATAAAAATGCCTGACGGAGTACCGCCTGCAGTGGCAAAGTCATTCGCAGCCCTGATTCCGGGAATGATAATATTAACTGTAGTATGGATAATCAGACTTGGATTAATGTACACTCCATTTGAGGATATGCATAATATAGTAAGAGTAATACTGGTAGGACCGCTTACAAAAATCGGAGGAACATACTGGGGAGCTCTCGTAGTAACACTGCTTATTCACTTATTGTGGATGACGGGAATTCACGGTGCAGCCCTTATAATGGGAATAATCTCTCCGGTAACTTATAAGCTTATGGCGGAAAATAATGCTGCTTATATGGCAGGAGCAAGAGGAACAGAATTACCTCACGTTGTAACAACACAGTTTTTTGATATATTCCAGTCAATGGGCGGATCAGGATCTACATTCTCACTTGCAATAATATTATTCCTCTTCTCAAAGAGCAAACAGCTGAAAGAAATAGGAAAACTGGCTGTAGGACCGGCATTCTTCAATATTAATGAACCGATTCTTTTCGGGCTTCCTATAGTAATGAACCCGCTTATGCTGATACCGTTTGTACTGTCACCGGTAGTGGTAATTACAATAACATACTGGTCAATGAAATTAGGACTGGTGTCAAGACTCGCAGGTATAGCGATACCATGGACAACACCGCCTGTTCTCGGAGGGGCACTGGCTACGGCGAGTATATCCGGAGGAGTAATACAGGTAATAAGTATGGTATTGACTTTCTTTATATATTATCCATTCTTTAAAATAATGGATGCGCAAAAATTAAAAGAAGAGCAGGCAGCAGTTAGTGCATAA
- a CDS encoding PTS lactose/cellobiose transporter subunit IIA, with product MEMDIEMIAMSLIGHAGESKSYSFQALREAKVGNFEEADSYIKKANEEMLKAHEIQTDLITKEAGGEKVELGLIMVHAQDHLMGSILFKDMVIEMIDLYKRVDALEG from the coding sequence ATGGAAATGGATATAGAAATGATTGCAATGAGCTTAATAGGTCATGCAGGAGAAAGTAAAAGCTATTCTTTTCAGGCTTTGAGAGAAGCAAAGGTCGGTAACTTTGAAGAAGCTGACAGCTATATAAAGAAAGCAAATGAAGAGATGCTGAAAGCACATGAAATACAGACAGATCTTATAACAAAGGAAGCAGGCGGAGAAAAAGTAGAGCTGGGTCTTATAATGGTTCATGCACAGGATCATCTGATGGGGTCAATTCTGTTCAAAGATATGGTAATAGAAATGATAGATTTATATAAAAGAGTGGATGCTCTGGAGGGTTAA
- a CDS encoding PTS sugar transporter subunit IIB, translated as MKRILLCCAAGMSTSLLVTKIKKAADEQGIETEVWAEPLEKVRDHVGNADVLLLGPQVKYALSDLKKVADEKGIPIDVINMMDYGMMNGPKVLEQALKLIG; from the coding sequence ATGAAAAGAATTTTATTATGCTGCGCAGCAGGGATGTCTACAAGTCTGCTTGTGACAAAAATTAAAAAGGCTGCAGATGAACAGGGAATTGAAACAGAAGTTTGGGCAGAGCCGCTTGAAAAAGTAAGAGATCACGTAGGAAATGCCGATGTACTTTTATTAGGTCCGCAGGTAAAATACGCATTAAGCGATCTGAAAAAAGTGGCTGATGAAAAAGGAATACCTATTGATGTAATAAATATGATGGATTACGGAATGATGAACGGGCCAAAGGTTTTGGAACAGGCTTTGAAATTAATCGGTTAA